The proteins below come from a single Pseudochaenichthys georgianus chromosome 14, fPseGeo1.2, whole genome shotgun sequence genomic window:
- the LOC117458058 gene encoding uncharacterized protein, translating to MMESDDNDDLVNSGDETETDSEVEDRVDGVKTWLSKNKGSTKTLSEEGSLKSTRYAANVDTKEMKEGKEKTIDGNKDAKEVEPNRSVSVMSSLSYRKRSNLKDSIGGTGDESFLFSTLKEQPDAPDQASIRKAKGKSGVPQEDWKKSQEDFDDKSSVISMAYSEATSRARKGLESRWASRSSPEFDKESIVSSVAPSRMSTRRGIVDMGDDNKSTISSVSRSSPRGLHRSSSWKDDRRSSSRLSVARSCGLSEFGLHTAHSDDDDDDGRSVAYTEGGTSSFSPRSLSRSFSNPGQSRSSEANLPDSSEIKSVTHRNYLDPDLEAAINEVLSFKPIKFKRSKLEESSEEEEDKNKGPAGEEGRKKGEDEGRSSSLLRSASGSALDYSNRSSSTMSTSSSRSRKDKKSKVTLSDDSSSDDRHSKKSSRGKKGKKSKKKSKKKQSESEDSSSSSKTSESSSSDSTVSYRSSSSVKRAPKQPSDDDEQEPAGRGTSSKKETKKKQKKMDNLMMKYRYKPDSD from the exons TGGGGATGAAACTGAAACTGACTCCGAGGTGGAGGACCGTGTGGATGGAGTTAAGACTTGGCTCTCGAAGAACAAAGGCTCCACCAAGACACTGTCAGAAGAGGGAAGTCTAAAGAGCACCAG ATATGCAGCAAATGTAGATACCAAGGAGATGAAAGAAGGTAAGGAAAAGACGATTGACGGAAATAAAGACGCAAAAGAGGTAGAGCCGAACAGATCAGTGTCTGTCATGAGTTCCTTGAGCTACAGGAAGCGTTCCAACCTGAAAGACTCCATAGGGGGTACAGGCGATGAAAGCTTCTTGTTTAGCACTCTCAAAGAACAGCCTGACGCACCAGACCAGGCCTCCATTCGTAAAGCCAAGGGGAAGTCTGGAGTGCCCCAGGAGGATTGGAAGAAGAGCCAGGAAGACTTTGACGACAAAAGCTCCGTCATCTCCATGGCTTATTCTGAAGCGACCAGCCGAGCAAGGAAGGGTCTGGAGTCACGTTGGGCCTCCCGCAGTAGCCCGGAATTTGATAAGGAATCCATAGTGTCCTCTGTGGCTCCCAGCAGGATGTCCACCAGGAGGGGCATTGTAGACATGGGCGATGACAACAAGTCAACTATCAGCAGCGTGAGCCGATCCAGCCCTAGGGGGTTACATCGCAGCAGCTCTTGGAAGGACGATAGACGCAGTAGCTCACGCCTGTCCGTTGCCCGCAGCTGTGGTCTCAGCGAATTTGGCTTGCATACAGCACACAGtgacgacgatgatgatgatggccgTAGTGTTGCTTATACTGAAGGAGGAACTTCATCCTTCAGTCCCCGCTCCCTCAGTCGCAGCTTTTCTAACCCTGGCCAATCACGTTCCTCAGAAGCAAATCTTCCAGATTCATCTGAAATAAAGTCGGTCACCCACCGAAACTACTTGGACCCTGACTTGGAAGCTGCAATCAATGAGGTGCTGAGCTTCAAACCCATTAAGTTCAAGCGCAGCAAGCTTGAGGAGTCGAGcgaggaggaagaagacaaGAACAAGGGGCCGGCAGGCGAGGAAGGTAGGAAGAAGGGAGAAGACGAGGGGCGAAGCTCCAGCCTGCTTCGCTCAGCGTCAGGCTCCGCTCTGGACTACAGCAATCGGTCATCCAGCACCATGAGCACCAGCAGCTCCCGCAGTCGGAAAGATAAAAAAAGCAAAGTCACTCTGTCCGACGACTCTTCCTCTGATGATCGTCACAGCAAAAAGAGCTCGAGGGGGAAGAAGGGCAAGAAGTCCAAGAAGAAATCTAAGAAGAAGCAAAGCGAATCGGAggattcctcttcctcctcaaaGACATCCGAGTCCTCTTCCTCCGACTCCACCGTCTCCTATCGCAGCTCTAGCAGTGTTAAAAGGGCCCCGAAACAACCATCTGACGATGATGAGCAAGAGCCTGCAGGCCGTGGGACATCTAGCAAGAAGGAAACCAAGAAAAAGCAGAAGAAGATGGATAACTTGATGATGAAGTACCGCTACAAGCCTGACAGTGACTGA